The following coding sequences are from one Streptomyces sp. NBC_00536 window:
- the aceE gene encoding pyruvate dehydrogenase (acetyl-transferring), homodimeric type, translated as MASASDRNPIIIGGLPSQVPDFDPEETQEWLDSLDSAVDERGRERARYLMLRLIERAREKRVAVPEMRSTDYVNTIATKDEPFFPGNEEIERKVLNATRWNAAVMVSRAQRPGIGVGGHIATFASSASLYDVGFNHFFRGKDEGDGGDQIFFQGHASPGIYARAYLLDRLSEQQLDAFRQEKSKAPYGLSSYPHPRLMPDFWEFPTVSMGLGPLGAIYQARMNRYMEARGIADTSKSHVWAYLGDGEMDEPESLGQLSIAARENLDNLTFVVNCNLQRLDGPVRGNGKIMQELESQFRGAGWNVIKLIWDRSWDPLLAQDRDGILVNKMNTTPDGQFQTYATESGAYIREHFFGGDHRLRAMVENMSDQQIQHLGRGGHDHKKVYAAYAAAKAHKGQPTVILAQTVKGWTLGPNFEGRNATHQMKKLTVDDLKRFRDRLHIPITDQQLEGGAPPYYHPGRNSPEIQYMHDRRSALGGYVPTRVVRAKPLQLPGDATYAAAKKGSGQQSIATTMAFVRILKDLMRDKEIGRRFVLIAPDEYRTFGMDAFFPSAKIYNPLGQQYEAVDRDLLLAYKESPTGQMLHDGISEAGCTASLIAAGSAYATHGEPLIPVYVFYSMFGFQRTGDQFWQMADQLARGFVLGATAGRTTLTGEGLQHADGHSQLLASTNPGCVAYDPAYGYEIAHIVKDGLRRMYGPAAEDVFYYMTVYNEPIQHPAEPSDVDVDGILKGIHRISRGTAGTVPAQLMASGVAVPWALEAQRILAAEWNVRADVWSATSWNELRRDAVEVETHNLLHPEEDQRVPYVTRKLSGAEGPFVAVSDWMRAVPDQIARWVPGAYTSLGADGFGFADTRGAARRFFHIDAQSVVLATLTELAKAGQVDRSVLKQAIDRYQLLDVTAADPGAAGGDA; from the coding sequence GTGGCTTCCGCATCCGATCGCAACCCGATCATCATTGGCGGCCTGCCGAGTCAGGTCCCGGACTTCGATCCGGAGGAGACTCAGGAGTGGCTCGACTCCCTCGACTCAGCCGTCGACGAGCGGGGCCGCGAGCGTGCCCGCTACCTGATGCTGCGGCTGATCGAGCGGGCCCGTGAGAAGCGCGTGGCCGTGCCCGAGATGCGCAGCACGGACTACGTCAACACCATCGCCACCAAGGACGAGCCCTTCTTCCCCGGCAACGAGGAGATCGAGCGCAAGGTCCTCAACGCCACCCGCTGGAACGCGGCCGTCATGGTCTCGCGCGCCCAGCGCCCCGGCATCGGGGTCGGCGGCCACATCGCCACCTTCGCCTCCTCCGCCTCGCTCTACGACGTGGGCTTCAACCACTTCTTCCGGGGCAAGGACGAGGGTGACGGCGGCGACCAGATCTTCTTCCAGGGCCACGCCTCCCCCGGCATCTACGCCCGCGCCTACCTCCTGGACCGGCTCTCCGAGCAGCAGCTCGACGCGTTCCGCCAGGAGAAGTCGAAGGCCCCCTACGGCCTCTCCAGCTACCCGCACCCGCGGCTGATGCCGGACTTCTGGGAGTTCCCGACCGTCTCGATGGGCCTCGGCCCGCTCGGCGCGATCTACCAGGCGCGGATGAACCGGTACATGGAGGCGCGCGGGATCGCGGACACCTCCAAGTCACACGTCTGGGCGTACCTCGGTGACGGCGAGATGGACGAGCCGGAGTCGCTCGGCCAGCTCTCCATCGCCGCCCGCGAGAACCTCGACAACCTGACCTTCGTCGTCAACTGCAACCTGCAGCGCCTCGACGGCCCGGTGCGCGGCAACGGCAAGATCATGCAGGAGCTGGAGTCGCAGTTCCGCGGCGCCGGCTGGAACGTCATCAAGCTGATCTGGGACCGCTCCTGGGACCCGCTGCTGGCCCAGGACCGCGACGGCATCCTGGTCAACAAGATGAACACCACCCCCGACGGGCAGTTCCAGACGTACGCCACCGAGTCCGGCGCGTACATCCGGGAGCACTTCTTCGGCGGCGACCACCGGCTGCGCGCGATGGTCGAGAACATGTCCGACCAGCAGATCCAGCACCTGGGCCGCGGCGGGCACGACCACAAGAAGGTCTACGCGGCCTACGCGGCGGCCAAGGCCCACAAGGGCCAGCCGACCGTGATCCTGGCCCAGACGGTCAAGGGCTGGACGCTGGGCCCGAACTTCGAGGGCCGCAACGCGACCCACCAGATGAAGAAGCTGACGGTCGACGACCTCAAGCGCTTCCGCGACCGGCTGCACATCCCGATCACGGACCAGCAGCTCGAAGGCGGCGCCCCGCCGTACTACCACCCGGGCCGCAATTCGCCCGAGATCCAGTACATGCACGACCGGCGCAGCGCCCTGGGCGGCTACGTGCCGACCCGTGTGGTGCGCGCCAAGCCGCTCCAGCTGCCGGGCGACGCGACGTACGCGGCCGCCAAGAAGGGTTCGGGACAGCAGTCGATCGCCACCACCATGGCCTTCGTCCGCATCCTGAAGGACCTGATGCGGGACAAGGAGATCGGCCGCCGGTTCGTGCTGATCGCGCCCGACGAGTACCGCACCTTCGGCATGGACGCGTTCTTCCCGAGCGCCAAGATCTACAACCCGCTGGGCCAGCAGTACGAGGCGGTCGACCGTGACCTGCTGCTCGCGTACAAGGAGTCCCCGACCGGCCAGATGCTGCACGACGGCATCTCGGAGGCGGGCTGCACGGCCTCGCTGATCGCCGCGGGTTCGGCGTACGCGACGCACGGCGAGCCGCTGATCCCGGTCTACGTCTTCTACTCGATGTTCGGTTTCCAGCGCACCGGTGACCAGTTCTGGCAGATGGCCGACCAGCTCGCGCGCGGTTTCGTGCTCGGCGCGACCGCGGGCCGGACCACCCTCACGGGTGAGGGCCTCCAGCACGCCGACGGTCACTCCCAGCTGCTGGCCTCGACCAACCCGGGCTGTGTCGCCTACGACCCGGCCTACGGGTACGAGATCGCGCACATCGTCAAGGACGGTCTGCGCCGGATGTACGGCCCGGCCGCCGAGGACGTCTTCTACTACATGACCGTCTACAACGAGCCGATCCAGCACCCGGCCGAGCCCTCCGACGTCGATGTGGACGGCATCCTCAAGGGCATCCACCGGATCTCGCGGGGCACCGCGGGCACCGTCCCGGCGCAGCTCATGGCCTCGGGCGTGGCGGTGCCGTGGGCGCTGGAGGCGCAGCGGATCCTGGCCGCCGAGTGGAACGTCCGGGCGGACGTCTGGTCGGCGACCTCCTGGAACGAGCTGCGGCGCGACGCCGTCGAGGTGGAGACGCACAACCTGCTCCACCCCGAGGAGGACCAGCGCGTCCCGTACGTGACGCGCAAGCTGTCCGGCGCCGAGGGGCCGTTCGTGGCCGTCTCGGACTGGATGCGGGCGGTCCCGGACCAGATCGCGCGCTGGGTGCCCGGCGCGTACACCTCGCTGGGCGCGGACGGCTTCGGCTTCGCGGACACGCGCGGCGCGGCGCGGCGCTTCTTCCACATCGACGCCCAGTCGGTGGTGCTGGCGACGCTGACCGAGCTGGCGAAGGCCGGGCAGGTCGACCGCTCGGTGCTCAAGCAGGCCATCGACCGCTACCAGCTGCTCGACGTCACCGCGGCCGATCCGGGCGCGGCGGGCGGCGACGCGTAG
- a CDS encoding TerD family protein has product MGVTLAKGGNVSLSKAAPNLTRLLVGLGWDARSTTGADFDLDASALLCAGGRVLGDEYFVFYNNLKSPEGSVEHTGDNLTGEGEGDDESVLIDLTKVPAACDKIVFPVSIHDADARGQSFGQVSNAYIRVVNQADGVELARYDLSEDASSETAMIFGEVYRYGAEWKFRAVGQGYASGLRGIALDFGVNVS; this is encoded by the coding sequence ATGGGCGTCACACTCGCCAAAGGGGGCAATGTCTCCCTCTCCAAGGCCGCACCGAACCTGACCCGGCTGCTGGTCGGCCTCGGCTGGGACGCGCGCTCGACCACGGGTGCGGACTTCGACCTCGACGCCAGCGCACTGCTGTGCGCGGGCGGCCGGGTGCTCGGAGACGAGTACTTCGTCTTCTACAACAACCTGAAGAGCCCCGAGGGGTCCGTCGAACACACGGGGGACAACCTCACCGGTGAGGGTGAAGGCGACGACGAGTCGGTCCTGATCGACCTGACGAAGGTCCCGGCGGCCTGCGACAAGATCGTCTTCCCGGTCTCCATCCACGACGCCGATGCCCGCGGGCAGTCCTTCGGCCAGGTCAGCAATGCCTACATTCGCGTGGTGAACCAGGCGGACGGCGTGGAGTTGGCGCGTTACGACCTCTCCGAGGACGCCTCCAGCGAGACCGCGATGATCTTCGGCGAGGTCTACCGGTACGGCGCCGAATGGAAGTTCAGGGCCGTGGGGCAGGGGTACGCGTCGGGCCTGCGGGGCATCGCTCTAGACTTCGGGGTCAACGTTTCGTAA
- a CDS encoding TerD family protein, translated as MGVSLSKGGNVSLTKAAPNLTAVIVGLGWDARTTTGVDFDLDASAILTNDQGKVASDANFVFFNNLKSPDGSVEHTGDNTTGEGEGDDEAIKVNLAGVPADVNKIVFPVSIYEAEARQQSFGQVRNAYIRVVNQADNTELARYDLSEDASTETAMVFGELYRNGAEWKFRAIGQGYASGLRGIAQDFGVNV; from the coding sequence GTGGGAGTCAGCCTCAGCAAGGGCGGCAACGTCTCGCTGACCAAGGCCGCGCCGAACCTGACGGCGGTCATCGTCGGACTGGGCTGGGACGCTCGGACCACCACCGGTGTCGACTTCGACCTCGACGCCAGCGCGATCCTGACCAACGACCAGGGCAAGGTCGCCAGCGACGCCAACTTCGTGTTCTTCAACAACCTGAAGAGCCCCGACGGCTCGGTCGAGCACACCGGTGACAACACCACCGGTGAGGGCGAGGGCGACGACGAGGCCATCAAGGTCAACCTCGCCGGTGTCCCGGCCGACGTCAACAAGATCGTCTTCCCGGTCTCGATCTACGAGGCCGAAGCCCGTCAGCAGAGCTTCGGCCAGGTCCGCAACGCGTACATCCGCGTCGTGAACCAGGCCGACAACACCGAGCTGGCCCGCTACGACCTCTCCGAGGACGCCTCGACCGAGACCGCCATGGTCTTCGGCGAGCTGTACCGCAACGGCGCGGAGTGGAAGTTCCGTGCCATCGGCCAGGGCTACGCCTCGGGTCTGCGCGGCATCGCGCAGGACTTCGGCGTCAACGTCTGA
- a CDS encoding DUF3052 domain-containing protein, with amino-acid sequence MSATADHAETSLVSRLGFESEQVVQEIGYDDDVDQEFREAIEDHIGSDLVDEEYDDVADAVLLWFRDEDGDLTDTLVDSINLVEDGALILLLTPKTGRPGYVEASDISEAAQTAGLAQTKSVSVGKEWAASKLVTPKAAKSKR; translated from the coding sequence GTGAGCGCGACCGCGGACCACGCGGAGACCAGTCTGGTTTCCAGGCTGGGTTTCGAGTCCGAACAGGTGGTCCAGGAGATCGGCTACGACGATGACGTCGATCAGGAATTCCGTGAGGCCATCGAGGATCACATCGGCAGCGACCTCGTCGACGAGGAGTACGACGACGTCGCCGATGCGGTGCTGCTCTGGTTCCGGGACGAAGACGGCGATCTGACGGACACGCTGGTCGACTCCATCAACTTGGTGGAGGACGGCGCACTGATCCTGCTGCTGACCCCCAAGACCGGTCGTCCCGGTTACGTCGAGGCCAGCGACATCAGCGAGGCCGCCCAGACGGCGGGCCTGGCGCAGACCAAGAGCGTCAGCGTCGGCAAGGAGTGGGCCGCCAGCAAGCTGGTGACCCCCAAGGCCGCCAAGTCCAAGCGCTAG
- a CDS encoding peroxiredoxin codes for MAIEVGTKAPDFVLKDNHGATVRLADFRGEKAVVLLFYPFAFTGVCTGELCELRDQLPRFQNDDVQLLAVSNDSVPTLRVFGEQEGLEYPLLSDFWPHGETSRAYGVFDEEKGCAVRGTFIIDKDGIVRWTVVNGLPDARDLNEYIKALDSI; via the coding sequence ATGGCGATCGAGGTCGGCACCAAGGCCCCGGACTTCGTACTGAAGGACAATCACGGCGCCACCGTGCGGCTCGCCGATTTCCGCGGCGAGAAGGCCGTGGTCCTGCTCTTCTACCCCTTCGCCTTCACCGGCGTCTGCACGGGCGAGCTGTGCGAGCTGCGCGACCAGCTGCCGCGGTTCCAGAACGACGACGTACAGCTGCTGGCGGTCTCCAACGACTCCGTGCCGACCCTGCGCGTCTTCGGCGAGCAGGAGGGGCTGGAGTACCCGCTGCTGTCGGACTTCTGGCCGCACGGCGAGACCTCCCGCGCCTACGGCGTCTTCGACGAGGAGAAGGGCTGCGCGGTCCGCGGCACCTTCATCATCGACAAGGACGGCATCGTGCGCTGGACCGTCGTCAACGGGCTGCCCGACGCGCGTGACCTGAACGAGTACATCAAGGCGCTCGACAGCATCTGA